Proteins from one Planctomycetota bacterium genomic window:
- a CDS encoding lyase family protein, with protein MAKLWEKGYELEPEIERFTVGEDYLLDRDLVRADCLGSAAHATMLAKVGLLTAKERDRLLGGLRTVLEDLAAGKFSITPSEEDVHTAVEEYLTDRLGDLGKKLHTGRSRNDQVLLDLRLWGKEQLHALAERTVALVRALEAFAKRHEFVPMPGRTHMQVAMPSSLGLWAGAAAEALLDDLELLKAAHTLTDQSPLGSGAAYGSALPLDRKLVADLLGFAKVQNNVLYCANSRGKAELATLAACGQIMLDLAR; from the coding sequence GCGAGGATTATCTGCTCGACCGGGACCTCGTGCGGGCCGATTGCCTGGGGTCGGCGGCCCACGCGACGATGCTCGCGAAGGTCGGCCTCCTGACGGCCAAAGAGCGCGACCGCCTCCTGGGCGGCCTGCGGACGGTCCTCGAGGATCTCGCCGCCGGAAAGTTCTCCATCACGCCCTCCGAGGAGGACGTGCACACCGCGGTCGAAGAATACCTGACGGACCGCCTGGGCGACCTGGGGAAGAAACTCCACACAGGCCGCAGCCGCAACGACCAGGTCCTCCTGGACCTGCGCCTCTGGGGGAAGGAGCAGTTGCACGCGCTCGCGGAGCGGACGGTAGCGCTCGTGCGGGCGCTCGAGGCGTTCGCGAAGCGGCACGAGTTCGTCCCGATGCCGGGGCGGACGCACATGCAGGTCGCCATGCCGTCGAGCCTGGGCCTCTGGGCCGGGGCTGCCGCCGAGGCGCTCCTGGACGACCTGGAACTCCTGAAGGCTGCCCATACGCTCACGGACCAGTCGCCGCTCGGATCGGGGGCGGCCTACGGGTCGGCCCTGCCGCTCGACCGCAAACTGGTGGCCGACCTCCTGGGCTTCGCGAAGGTGCAGAACAACGTCCTTTACTGCGCGAACTCGCGCGGCAAGGCGGAACTCGCGACCCTGGCGGCCTGCGGCCAGATCATGCTGGACCTGGCGCG